A segment of the Peptococcaceae bacterium genome:
GCAATTTTTTAGGAGTGCCGTTGACCATCGTTCTAACCGTCTGCAGGTTCGGCGACCAGGTTTTCTTTGTCCGGATATGGGAGTGGCTTACCTTCATACCGGTCCCTTTACCTTTACCACATATACCACATTTATAGGACATGGATTACACCTCCTTAAGGCCGGTACAGGCCAGTAAGTAACAAAAAGCTCACTTGTATATAATATCAAAAACAACTGGCACACGCAAGAACAAATAATTCCCGAAACGACTTTACACTAACCCGCAATTGGAAAACGGTTTACTAAAAGGAGGTGTCTTTCTATGAAGCAGGAAATCCTGCGCATGCTGATCGAAAAACGGGGAAATTACCTTTCGGGAGAAGAAATCAGCAGGCTGCTCGGAGTGAGCAGGGTCGCAGTGTGGAAACAGGTCAATGCCCTGCGGCAAGAAGGCTATAACATAGAATCTTCCCCCAAACAGGGCTACCGGATAGTGGAGCTGCCCGATATCCTGTCAAAAGAGGAAATAACGATTGGCTTGGCCGGGCAGGACTTTATAAAAGAGGCAGCCGTGTTTGAGCAGGTTTCTTCGACAAATGACCTGGCAAAAGCAATGGCGGCGCAAGGTTCACCCGAAGGAACGCTGGTTGTGGCGGATAAGCAAACAAAAGGCAAGGGGAGGATGGGGCGTTCCTGGGAATCTCCATCCGGTAAAGGACTTTATTTTAGCCTTGTTCTGAAACCTAAAATAAAACCTGTCCACGCCCCCCAACTGACACTTGTGGCCGCAGTCGCAGTGTGCCGGGCCATACGCGGTTTGACAAAACTCCCCGTGACTATCAAGTGGCCCAACGATATTCTGCTGGAGGATAAAAAGGTTTGCGGAATCCTTACGGAAATGAGTTCGGAGATCGACCAGATCAATTATATTGTGCTGGGAATCGGGGTCAATGTGAACCAGGGAAAAGACGATTTTCCAGAAAATTTAAGGGATAAAGCCATTTCTCTGGCCGCAGCGGCGGGCTGTTTGTTTCGCCGGGTCGCTTTGTTGCTGGAAATTGTGAAGGAACTGCGCACGGTTTACCGGCTTTATCAAAGAGAGGGGTTTGCCGTTATTGTGGAAAGCTGGATAAAAATGAACTCCACCCTGGGCAGGGAGGTTTTCGTCTCTTCGCACGGGGAACAATACTGCGGGACTGCCGAAGGCATAGACGAACAAGGACGGCTCCTGGTGAGAAAAGGCGATGGAACCCTGGAAACCCTTGTTGCGGGCGACATTTCGTTGAGAGGCACACATTGACTTAGCGAACTAAATAAATTATGATCGCCAGCAGGATTTTAAAATTGTTTAGAGAATAATTAATCTGAACTAAATATCCCCCTGCGAGATATTTGTTAATCTAACAGGAAGGGTGGTGGGTTAACAAGCTAAACAGATTTAATCAAACCGGTTAAAGAGAAAAGAAGAAAAGAGAAAAGAAGAAAAAATGGAGGGTGAATTAAAAAATGACACCAGCAACTATTACCTTGTTAATCTTGTTGGGTGCCGCGATTTTGTTTATTACCGAGGTGATTCCTCTAGCCGTTACCGCTATGTCAGTCGCCGTCGTCCTCTTCTTGTCGGGAGTGCTGGATGCAAAAGCGGCGTTCAGCGGTTTGATGGACAACAACGTTATTTTGTTTGCCGGCATGTTCGTGGTAGGAGCGGCGCTTTTCGAAACGGGAGTAGCCGCCAAAATCGGCGATGGAGTTGTAAGAATAGCCGGGAAAAGCGAAAAAAAGCTGCTGGTAGCTGTTATGGCCGTTGGAGCTCTTCTCTCCTCAGTGTTATCGAATACAGGGACAACGGCTGTTTTGATGCCTGTGACCATTGCTATCGCGGGTGCGGCCGGTTACAACCGTTCTAAGCTTTTAATGCCTCTAGCCTTTGCGGCTGGGCTCGGAGGGGTTATCACCTTAATCGGCACGCCGCCCAACCTGCTGGTGAAAAGCGCGCTTGAAGCGGCCAAGCTGGGTACATTCGGTTTCTTTGAATACGCCTGGATAGGGATACCTTTAACAATTGCGGGCATTGTTTACATGGTTACTCTGGGCATAAAACTTATCCCTGACAGGGCAATGGACATGGAAGCCGTTGACGCGGCCGTGAAAGCGGAGGTGGGGACCGCCAAAGAAGTGAGCTCCACCAAACAGACGATCTCTATTGCCGTCCTGCTGGCTGCGGTTTTGGGCATGATCTTTGAAAAACAAATCGGGGTCCCTCTCCACGTGACCGCAGTTATCGGCGCGCTGGTAATCGTAATCACCGGCGTGATGACCGACAAGCAGGCATACAGGGCCATCGACTGGACCACGATCTTCCTGTTTGCGGGCATGCTTCCCCTGGCCTCGGCGCTGGATAAGACGGGGGCCGGCAAACTGATCGCCAATGTCGTAATAGGCTTTATCGGTAAGGACGCCAGTCCGTACCTTATAACGGCTGCGCTGTTCTTCGTTGCCGTCGCTCTCACCCAGTTCATGTCCAATACTGCCAGCACAGCGCTCTTGGCGCCGATAGGCATAGCTATCGCCAAGGGACTGGGTGCTGATCCACGGGCGGTGTTGATGGCCATAGCCGTTGCTGCCTCCTGTGCTTTTGCTACTCCGGTCGGCACGCCTCCCAACACACTTGTGCTGGGGCCCGGCGGGTACCGGTTTATGGACTACGTGAAGGCTGGAACGCCTTTAGTGGTGCTGGCCTGGATAGTGTCAGTCATTATAATTCCTATTGTTTGGCCGTTCTTCTAAAATTATAGAAGTATATTAAGAGTTATCCAGAAGAGGGCGCCGTCGTTTATTCGGCGGCGCCCTTGATGACATTCCTTATAGTATTTAGATTTTTACAAAGAAGGTATCCATTGCAAATCTTATTAAATTTCTATTTTAGATTGCTCTTTTTTTCACGGTATTATATAATTATTTTAGATATGAATGCCCAAATAGCTTGTGAGGTGGAGGTGGTGGGGGATTGACAGGACCGGAAATTGCGGACAGAATAGGGACTGATACTATTTTTATAACCGGTTACGCCAAACTGCCATCATCCATTACGGCGGCAAAACTCTATGAGGTCATTGCAGTAGGGGTAGAGATTGATCCAAATACCGGTATTATAGTAGAATGCGATTGTACGTTGGCTACCACGGTAGGAAGAAACTTTTTGAAAAAGCTGGTGCTTGGATACAACCTCAGTTATGGAATAGACGATTTGCTGAACAGGTTTGAAGTAAGGTACCACGGCAGTGCCCGCAAGGCCATTATCACCGCTTTGAAAATCATGTACGAGAAGTGGCTCGCCTACTTGCAGATGGTCAAGGACGGCGAGATAACCCAATAACCAAATAAATGTGGGGTTGATAAGGGCGGGATGAACGCGCGGGTTGGCGTATCCTCCCCGTAAAGACCGATGAAGTGCTTATGACGGTGAACCGCACCGGACAAGTAAGCAAAACTAGTTGGTTACCCTGTGGGGTAGTATTCACCTTAAAACAGGAGCGACCGGCTAGTTTTTTATTTATCCAAATAAATAAAATAAATAAAAAGAATAAATGGAGGGTTAAAAATGTACGAGGAGAGAATCAGGTGCAAGAAACTCCTGGAAAAGGTGGTCTCCGCAGACGAAGCCGCCATGCTGATCAAGGACGGAATGAGGGTCGGCACAAGCGGGTTTACGCCCTGCGGTTACCCGAAGGCTGTTCCTCTTGCCCTGGCCAGGCAGGCAAGAGAAGGGCGCAAGGTAAAAATCGACCTCTTGACGGGCGCGTCGGTTGGAGTCGAGCTGGACGGGGAGCTGACCGAGGCGGGCGTAATCGCCAGAAGGGTACCCTATCAGACGAACGAGGCCATTCAAAAGGCGATTAATGACGGCCGGATTAACTACATAGACCAGCACCTGAGTCACAGCCCGCAGCAGGTCCGTTACGGGTTTCACGGTAAACTGGACGCGGCGATAATCGAGGCGGTGGCGATTACGGAAGAAGGGCACATTGTCCCGTCAACCTCGATGGGCAATTCTCCGACTTTTGTTCAGGAAGCTGGGTTTGTCATTGTCGAAATAAACACCAGCCAGCCCCTGCAATTGGAGGGCATGCACGACGTTTACATTCCCCAAGACCCGCCCAACCGCCGGCCCATACCTATCGTCAATCCCGGGGACAGGATCGGGACGCCCTATATCCACTGCGGTCCTGAAAAGATCAAGGCGATAGTGGTCACCGATATCACCGATAAGGTAAGGCCCCTGGCCCCTCTTGACGATGAAAGCCGGGCGATGGCGCGCAACCTGATAGACTTTTTCAAGAAAGAAGTAAAAATGGGCAGGCTGCCGAAAAACTTGCTGCCCCTGCAGTCCGGCGTCGGCAACGTGGCTAATGCCGTTTTGGCGGGCTTGCTGGAGTCGGATTTTGAAAACCTGGTCTTTTACTCTGAGGTTATCCAGGATGCGGCACTCGATATGATCGACGCCGGCAAATTCGCGGTCGTTTCAGGCACGTCGCTGACGCCCTCCGAAGAAGGGCTGGTGAGGTTTAAGGAGAAGATAGAATTTTACCGGAAGAAAATAATCCTAAGGCCGCAGGAGATAAGCAACAACCCGGAAATTGCACGCCGGCTGGGCGTAATAAGCATGAACACCGCCATCGAGGTGGACATATACGGGCACGCCAACTCCACCCACCTGATGGGTACCAGGATGATGAACGGGATAGGAGGCTCCGGCGACTTCACCAGGAATGCCTATCTTTCCGTGTTCCTGACAGCCTCAACGGCGAAAAAAGGCAACATCTCTTGTGTTGTTCCGATGTGTTCCCATATCGATCATACCGAGCACGACATCTGTGTAATCGTGACCGAACAGGGAGTGGCAGACCTGAGGAACAAATCGCCCAAGGAAAGAGCCTTGGAGATTATCAACAACTGCGCGCATCCAGACTACAAGCCGCTTTTGAGGGAATATTTCGAAGAGGCGTGCAGGGTTACCAAGAATGCCCACACACCACACCTGATCGGCCGCTGCCATGAGTTTCACGAACGCTTTCTGAAAACAGGCTCCATGAAAAAGTAGAGAATATTAAGTTAAGACATCTTTGCTGCCCAGTTACATTAAAAGAACAAAAAGCAAATAGTTATAAAATATATATCTTGATAACATATTATTAAAAAAATAAAATGTAACTGGGCAGCAGTAATATTAGAGGAACCGGACAGCCGGTCTTCTCGGCAAAATCCGGGACCTCTTTGCGTAAAAGAGATATAATATATGGAAGGAGCGCAAGAAAATGTTTGACAGAGAGAAAATCAAAAAGACCGCAGCCGCCAAAGAGACATGGGAAAAGGGCATGGTTGCAAAAGCACTTTCCAGGAGCAAGGAACGGTTTGAGGAATTTGTCAACACTTCCGGGATAAAAGTTGACAGGCTTTACACGCCAGTTGATCTTGCCGATTTTGACTACGAAAGCTCGCTGGGTTTCCCCGGAGAGTTCCCTTTTACCAGGGGAGTGCAGCCAACCATGTACCGCGGCCGGTTTTGGACTATGCGGCAGTACGCCGGGTTTGCCACGGCCGAGGAATCGAACAAGCGTTACAAGTACTTGCTGGAACAAGGCCAGACCGGGCTTTCGGTGGCCTTTGACCTGCCCACCCAGATAGGCTACGACTCGGACGACGAAATAGCCCAGGGTGAAATAGGCAAGGTCGGCGTGGCAATCGACTCCCTGGCCGACATGGAAATCCTGTTCAACGGGATTCCCCTTGATAAGGTGAGCACGTCCATGACCATCAACGCACCAGCCTCCATCCTGCTGGCCATGTACATCGCCGTGGCGGAAAAACAGGGGGTCACTGCAGATAAGTTAAACGGCACCATCCAAAATGACATACTCAAGGAGTATGCCGCAAGAGGCACATACATTTTCCCGCCAGAACCCTCCATGCGGTTGATCACGAATATCTTCGAATTTTGTTCTCAAAACGTGCCCAACTGGAATACAATCTCCATCTCCGGTTATCACATTCGTGAAGCGGGTTCCACAGCCGCGCAGGAAATAGCGTTTACCCTTGCCGACGGCATCGCTTACGTGGAAGCCGCCATCAAAGCGGGCATGAACGTGGACGATTTTGCAGGACGCTTATCATTCTTCTTCAATTCGTACAATGACCTTTTTGAAGAGGTGGCCAAGTTCCGGGCGGCCCGAAGATTGTGGGCCAAAATCATGAAAGAAAGGTTTAAAGCCAAGGACCCGCGTTCCATGATGCTTCGCTTCCACACCCAGACCGGCGGTTCAACCCTGACCGCACAGCAGCCCGATAACAATATTATCCGTGTTACTATCCAAACGCTGGCTGCCGTGCTGGGAGGGACTCAATCGCTTCACACCAACTCCAAGGACGAAGCTCTATGCCTGCCCACCGAGGACTCCGTCCGTATTGCCCTGCGCACGCAGCAGATTGTGGCTTATGAATCAGGCGTTTGTGACACCGTGGACCCGCTGGCTGGTTCGTACTACGTGGAAAGCCTTACTAACGCGCTCGAAAAAAAAGCCATGGATTACATTGAAAAAATAGATTCCCTGGGCGGAGCCGTCAAGGCCATAGAACAGGGTTACATCCAAAAAGAGATTGCCGACAGTTCGTACGCTTACCAGAAGGAGATCGAGTCAGGAAAACGTGTTGTTGTCGGTCTCAACAAGTTCCAGATCAAAGAGAAGCCGGTTGAAGATCTGTTGAGGGTGGACCCCATTGTCGGCGAGACTCAAATTAAGAAGTTAAAGGCCATGAAAGCATCACGGGACAACGTGGCCGTGAAGTCGAAATTGGAAGCCCTGTGCCAGGCCGCCCAAGGCGACGGCAACCTCATGCCCTATATACTTGATGCGGTCCGCGTGTACGCAACAGAAGGCGAAATCTGCAATGTGCTGAGAGAAGTGTTCGGCGAGTATAGGCCGGTTGAAATCCTGTAGCTAGAGATAATAAAAAGTAGATGGGGGTTAGTGAAATGACTGAGAAACGGATAAGAGTTCTGGTAGCAAAACCTGGTTTGGACGGCCACGACCGAGGCGCCAAAGTCATTGCGAGGGCTCTTCGCGATGCGGGTATGGAGGTTATTTATTCGGGACTTCGCCAAACCCCGGAACAAATCGCAGCCGCCGCCGTGCAGGAAGATGTCGATGTGGTCGCTATGAGTTTGCTTTCCGGAGCCCATAACCATCTTTTCCCGAAGGTGGTCCAGCTTCTAAAGGAGAAAGGCATGGACGATGTTCTGGTTGTTGGCGGGGGGGTAATACCGGACAGCGATATTCCGTTCCTGAAGGAAAAAGGAGTTTCCGAGATTTTTACCCCTGGAACACCAACCTCGACAGTGATAGAATTTATAAAAAACAATGTTAAAAAAGCGGTGCTATGATGGAAATTGTAGATAAAGCCCGGCAGGGTGACCGCCGGGCAATCGCACGGCTGATCAGCCTGTCCGAAAACGAAGAACCCGGGGCCGGAGAAGCGCTTAAAATGATGTATCCTTATACCGGGAACGCCCATATTGTCGGCATTACAGGCCCGCCAGGTTCAGGGAAAAGCACGCTCACCGATAAGCTGGTGAAAGAACTAAGAAAGAGGCAAAAAACGGTTGGGATCCTGGCAGTAGATCCTACAAGCCCTTTTACCGGTGGGGCGATACTTGGCGACCGGGTACGCATGTCCGATCTTAACCTTGACCCCGGCGTGTATATCCGCAGCATGGGAACAAGAGGCCGGCTCGGCGGCCTGGCCAAAGCGACGCATTTCGCTGTCAAGATCTTGGACGCCTGCGGCTTTGATTATATTTTTATTGAAACCGTGGGTGTGGGGCAGTCTGAAGTGGATATCGTCAAAACCGCGGATACCACAATAGTCGTGACGGTTCCAGGGTTAGGCGACGACATCCAGGCAATTAAAGCGGGTATCCTGGAAATAGGCGACATCTTTGTTGTGAACAAGGCTGACCGCGACGGCGCCAACAGGGTGGTCATCGAACTGGAAATGATGCTTGAATTGAACCCCAACAAGCCGGAATGGGACTTTCCGATCATCATGACAGTTGCCCCGCAGAATAAAGGGGTTATGGAAACTGTTGACAGCATCATTAAACACTATAATTATTTGAATGAATCCGGGGAACTTCTCAGGAGGCGCCGGGAAAGAATGAGAACGGAGATTTTCGACTTGGTTACGCAGCAATTGACCATGCACCTTACGCAGAAACTGGCCCGGGAAGGAAGGTTCGAAAAGGAGCTGGACAGGGTTCTCAACAAGATAAACGACCCGTATACCCTGGTAAAAAGCATCCTTGAGGAGACTCTCAGGTAAACACAAAGAAGTCCTAAATGTATTGTTGTATTGTTGTATACAGTAACGTATAATAATTCCAATATTATAATCTAGGGGGGGTAGAACGATGAAAATTTTAAAGGTGGACCATGTCGGCATAGCCGTAAATAACCTGGACGAGGCGTTGAAGTTTTACACGGAAATCCTGGGAATCAAGTGCGTCGGGACCGAAGTCGTCGAGGACCAAAAAGTGAGAGTGGCCTTCTTGCCTTGCGGCGACAGCGAACTGGAACTCTTGGAATCGACGACGCCGGACGGGCCGGTGGCCAAGTTCATAGAAAAGAACGGCGAGGGTATCCAGCATATTGCCCTGA
Coding sequences within it:
- a CDS encoding acetyl-CoA hydrolase/transferase family protein yields the protein MYEERIRCKKLLEKVVSADEAAMLIKDGMRVGTSGFTPCGYPKAVPLALARQAREGRKVKIDLLTGASVGVELDGELTEAGVIARRVPYQTNEAIQKAINDGRINYIDQHLSHSPQQVRYGFHGKLDAAIIEAVAITEEGHIVPSTSMGNSPTFVQEAGFVIVEINTSQPLQLEGMHDVYIPQDPPNRRPIPIVNPGDRIGTPYIHCGPEKIKAIVVTDITDKVRPLAPLDDESRAMARNLIDFFKKEVKMGRLPKNLLPLQSGVGNVANAVLAGLLESDFENLVFYSEVIQDAALDMIDAGKFAVVSGTSLTPSEEGLVRFKEKIEFYRKKIILRPQEISNNPEIARRLGVISMNTAIEVDIYGHANSTHLMGTRMMNGIGGSGDFTRNAYLSVFLTASTAKKGNISCVVPMCSHIDHTEHDICVIVTEQGVADLRNKSPKERALEIINNCAHPDYKPLLREYFEEACRVTKNAHTPHLIGRCHEFHERFLKTGSMKK
- a CDS encoding cobalamin B12-binding domain-containing protein; amino-acid sequence: MTEKRIRVLVAKPGLDGHDRGAKVIARALRDAGMEVIYSGLRQTPEQIAAAAVQEDVDVVAMSLLSGAHNHLFPKVVQLLKEKGMDDVLVVGGGVIPDSDIPFLKEKGVSEIFTPGTPTSTVIEFIKNNVKKAVL
- a CDS encoding SLC13 family permease, yielding MTPATITLLILLGAAILFITEVIPLAVTAMSVAVVLFLSGVLDAKAAFSGLMDNNVILFAGMFVVGAALFETGVAAKIGDGVVRIAGKSEKKLLVAVMAVGALLSSVLSNTGTTAVLMPVTIAIAGAAGYNRSKLLMPLAFAAGLGGVITLIGTPPNLLVKSALEAAKLGTFGFFEYAWIGIPLTIAGIVYMVTLGIKLIPDRAMDMEAVDAAVKAEVGTAKEVSSTKQTISIAVLLAAVLGMIFEKQIGVPLHVTAVIGALVIVITGVMTDKQAYRAIDWTTIFLFAGMLPLASALDKTGAGKLIANVVIGFIGKDASPYLITAALFFVAVALTQFMSNTASTALLAPIGIAIAKGLGADPRAVLMAIAVAASCAFATPVGTPPNTLVLGPGGYRFMDYVKAGTPLVVLAWIVSVIIIPIVWPFF
- the mce gene encoding methylmalonyl-CoA epimerase — encoded protein: MKILKVDHVGIAVNNLDEALKFYTEILGIKCVGTEVVEDQKVRVAFLPCGDSELELLESTTPDGPVAKFIEKNGEGIQHIALKVENIEEALAYLKEKGVRLIDEKPRYGAGGARIAFLHPKATRGVLLEISERK
- the rpmB gene encoding 50S ribosomal protein L28; the encoded protein is MSYKCGICGKGKGTGMKVSHSHIRTKKTWSPNLQTVRTMVNGTPKKLLVCTRCLRSGKVQRVV
- a CDS encoding DUF3870 domain-containing protein; translation: MTGPEIADRIGTDTIFITGYAKLPSSITAAKLYEVIAVGVEIDPNTGIIVECDCTLATTVGRNFLKKLVLGYNLSYGIDDLLNRFEVRYHGSARKAIITALKIMYEKWLAYLQMVKDGEITQ
- a CDS encoding biotin--[acetyl-CoA-carboxylase] ligase; this translates as MKQEILRMLIEKRGNYLSGEEISRLLGVSRVAVWKQVNALRQEGYNIESSPKQGYRIVELPDILSKEEITIGLAGQDFIKEAAVFEQVSSTNDLAKAMAAQGSPEGTLVVADKQTKGKGRMGRSWESPSGKGLYFSLVLKPKIKPVHAPQLTLVAAVAVCRAIRGLTKLPVTIKWPNDILLEDKKVCGILTEMSSEIDQINYIVLGIGVNVNQGKDDFPENLRDKAISLAAAAGCLFRRVALLLEIVKELRTVYRLYQREGFAVIVESWIKMNSTLGREVFVSSHGEQYCGTAEGIDEQGRLLVRKGDGTLETLVAGDISLRGTH
- the meaB gene encoding methylmalonyl Co-A mutase-associated GTPase MeaB, which translates into the protein MEIVDKARQGDRRAIARLISLSENEEPGAGEALKMMYPYTGNAHIVGITGPPGSGKSTLTDKLVKELRKRQKTVGILAVDPTSPFTGGAILGDRVRMSDLNLDPGVYIRSMGTRGRLGGLAKATHFAVKILDACGFDYIFIETVGVGQSEVDIVKTADTTIVVTVPGLGDDIQAIKAGILEIGDIFVVNKADRDGANRVVIELEMMLELNPNKPEWDFPIIMTVAPQNKGVMETVDSIIKHYNYLNESGELLRRRRERMRTEIFDLVTQQLTMHLTQKLAREGRFEKELDRVLNKINDPYTLVKSILEETLR
- a CDS encoding methylmalonyl-CoA mutase family protein, translating into MFDREKIKKTAAAKETWEKGMVAKALSRSKERFEEFVNTSGIKVDRLYTPVDLADFDYESSLGFPGEFPFTRGVQPTMYRGRFWTMRQYAGFATAEESNKRYKYLLEQGQTGLSVAFDLPTQIGYDSDDEIAQGEIGKVGVAIDSLADMEILFNGIPLDKVSTSMTINAPASILLAMYIAVAEKQGVTADKLNGTIQNDILKEYAARGTYIFPPEPSMRLITNIFEFCSQNVPNWNTISISGYHIREAGSTAAQEIAFTLADGIAYVEAAIKAGMNVDDFAGRLSFFFNSYNDLFEEVAKFRAARRLWAKIMKERFKAKDPRSMMLRFHTQTGGSTLTAQQPDNNIIRVTIQTLAAVLGGTQSLHTNSKDEALCLPTEDSVRIALRTQQIVAYESGVCDTVDPLAGSYYVESLTNALEKKAMDYIEKIDSLGGAVKAIEQGYIQKEIADSSYAYQKEIESGKRVVVGLNKFQIKEKPVEDLLRVDPIVGETQIKKLKAMKASRDNVAVKSKLEALCQAAQGDGNLMPYILDAVRVYATEGEICNVLREVFGEYRPVEIL